A section of the Neorhizobium galegae bv. orientalis str. HAMBI 540 genome encodes:
- the hisN gene encoding histidinol-phosphatase, with product MLPGRDFFDALAAAAKAETLPRFRTGLSVVNKLLGGFDPVTEGDRAAETAIRALITEKFPEHGILGEEHGNVGLDREHVWVIDPIDGTRAFISGLPVWGTLIGFQSKGRAVMGLMDQPFIGERYFADGTRAWYSGPDGERQISVRDCGSLADATLFTTSPHIFSGDDLAKYRSVEEKVQLFRYGCDCYAYVLLASGHVDIVVENNLKPYDVGALIPIIEQAGGIITTWDGGRPENGGNILAAGSKAVHAEAMKLLSGK from the coding sequence ATGCTTCCTGGTCGCGATTTCTTCGATGCGCTTGCTGCCGCCGCCAAGGCCGAGACCCTGCCACGCTTCCGCACCGGCCTTTCGGTGGTCAACAAATTGCTGGGCGGGTTCGACCCGGTGACCGAAGGCGACCGCGCCGCCGAGACGGCAATCCGGGCGCTGATCACTGAGAAGTTTCCCGAGCACGGCATTCTCGGTGAGGAGCATGGCAATGTCGGCCTCGACCGCGAACATGTCTGGGTGATCGACCCGATCGACGGCACGCGCGCCTTCATCTCCGGCTTGCCGGTCTGGGGCACACTGATCGGCTTTCAGTCGAAGGGCCGCGCCGTCATGGGCCTGATGGACCAGCCTTTTATCGGCGAGCGTTATTTCGCCGACGGCACCCGCGCCTGGTATTCAGGCCCGGATGGCGAGCGCCAGATTTCGGTGCGCGACTGCGGCAGCCTTGCCGATGCCACCCTGTTCACCACCTCGCCGCATATCTTTTCCGGCGACGATCTGGCGAAATACCGTTCGGTCGAGGAAAAGGTGCAGCTGTTCCGTTACGGCTGCGATTGCTACGCCTATGTGCTGCTCGCCTCCGGCCATGTGGATATCGTGGTCGAGAACAACCTGAAGCCTTATGACGTCGGTGCGCTGATCCCGATCATCGAGCAGGCCGGCGGCATCATCACCACCTGGGACGGCGGGCGCCCGGAAAACGGCGGCAATATCCTCGCGGCCGGCAGCAAGGCCGTGCATGCGGAAGCGATGAAGCTGCTTTCCGGCAAATAG
- a CDS encoding N-formylglutamate amidohydrolase encodes MDCNAGDFEHFEVREPATQTVPFVFNSPHSGSFYPPEFLAESGLDSLAIRRSADHYVDELFADAPELGAPLLLAHFPRAYLDVNREPYELDPRMFDGPLPPFVNIGSMRVAGGLGTIPRIVAENMEIYRRRLPVDEAMSRIETIYKPYHACLRKLIARTHARFGLAILIDCHSMPGNIRLSGSDVRPDFIIGDRYGTSASAELSRAAMQFLDGMGFSAVRNKPYAGGFITEHYGRPVRGLHALQIEINRALYVDEMTLARRPEFPVIAAALSTFMRQMADFVVDFAGGDSALAAE; translated from the coding sequence ATGGATTGCAACGCAGGTGATTTTGAACATTTCGAAGTGAGGGAGCCCGCCACGCAGACTGTCCCCTTCGTCTTCAATTCGCCTCACAGCGGCAGCTTCTATCCGCCTGAATTTCTCGCCGAGAGCGGCCTCGATTCGCTCGCCATCCGCCGCTCCGCGGACCATTATGTCGACGAGCTTTTCGCCGACGCGCCGGAACTCGGTGCGCCGCTGCTTCTCGCCCATTTCCCGCGCGCCTATCTCGACGTCAACCGGGAGCCCTACGAGCTCGATCCGCGGATGTTCGACGGGCCTTTGCCGCCTTTCGTCAATATCGGCTCGATGCGGGTCGCAGGCGGGCTGGGCACGATTCCGCGGATCGTCGCCGAAAACATGGAAATCTACCGCCGCCGGCTGCCGGTCGACGAGGCGATGTCCCGCATCGAAACGATCTACAAGCCTTACCACGCCTGCCTTCGCAAATTGATCGCCCGCACCCACGCCCGCTTCGGGCTTGCCATCCTGATCGACTGCCATTCGATGCCGGGCAATATCCGGCTCTCCGGTTCGGATGTGCGTCCCGACTTCATTATCGGCGACCGCTATGGCACCAGCGCCTCGGCCGAGCTCTCTCGGGCGGCGATGCAATTCCTCGACGGTATGGGTTTTTCGGCGGTGCGCAACAAGCCCTATGCCGGCGGCTTCATTACCGAACATTACGGACGGCCGGTGCGCGGCCTGCACGCGCTGCAGATCGAGATCAACCGCGCGCTCTACGTGGACGAGATGACGCTTGCCAGGCGGCCGGAATTCCCAGTGATCGCAGCCGCGCTTTCGACCTTCATGCGGCAGATGGCGGACTTCGTCGTCGACTTCGCAGGCGGCGACAGCGCGCTCGCAGCCGAATAG
- the cpdR1 gene encoding response regulator CpdR1, producing MIQKILLAEDDNDMRRFLVKALEKAGYKVASFDNGASAYDRLREEPFSLLLTDIVMPEMDGIELARRATELDPDLKVMFITGFAAVALNSDSKAPKDAKVLSKPFHLRDLVDEVNKLLAA from the coding sequence ATGATTCAGAAAATCCTTCTCGCCGAAGACGATAACGACATGCGTCGTTTCCTGGTGAAGGCGCTTGAAAAGGCGGGCTACAAGGTCGCGTCCTTCGACAACGGCGCGAGCGCTTACGATCGCCTGCGCGAAGAACCCTTCTCGCTGCTCCTGACCGACATCGTCATGCCGGAAATGGACGGGATCGAACTCGCCCGCCGGGCGACGGAACTCGATCCTGACCTGAAGGTGATGTTCATCACCGGTTTCGCGGCCGTCGCGCTGAACTCCGATTCCAAGGCCCCAAAGGATGCCAAGGTGCTGTCGAAGCCCTTCCACCTGCGCGATCTGGTGGACGAAGTGAACAAGCTTCTGGCGGCCTGA
- a CDS encoding DUF1328 domain-containing protein, with protein MLKWALIFLVISLISGFLGFSGISAATAGIAKILFFIFLVVFLIFVVLAFAAGNAIL; from the coding sequence ATGCTGAAATGGGCTCTCATCTTCCTCGTCATCTCGCTGATCTCCGGCTTCCTCGGCTTTTCCGGTATTTCCGCCGCGACGGCAGGGATCGCGAAAATCCTGTTCTTCATCTTCCTTGTCGTTTTCCTGATTTTCGTCGTGCTCGCCTTTGCGGCCGGCAATGCGATTCTCTGA
- a CDS encoding ABC transporter ATP-binding protein: protein MTLLTLTSLRKQYGSVAALDGIDLSVTAGSRTAIVGPSGCGKTTLLRLVAGFDAPDGGRIVFDGRTLADSSSQVPAHKRGIGIVAQDGCLFPHLTIRQNIGFGLEAEASVKNARIAELMDMVGLDPAMLARKPDQLSGGQQQRVALARALARKPRLMLLDEPFSALDTGLRAATRKAVTDVLTAAGITTLLVTHDQGEALAFADQVAVMRAGRFAQVGSPREVYSRPVDAATAAFLGEAIVLPADIADGQAKSPLGVLPVDDVAYRGKGEIMLRPEQVTVMQDNGSDSSKGASGTITDINFCGPTSDVRIRLGSDPQGFSFRLDIPSREALAAGDRVTIGVAGAAHLFR, encoded by the coding sequence ATGACGCTGCTTACCCTGACCTCCCTGCGCAAACAGTATGGTTCCGTCGCAGCCCTAGACGGCATCGATCTTTCGGTGACAGCCGGCAGCCGCACGGCAATCGTCGGGCCATCCGGCTGCGGCAAGACCACGCTTCTGCGCCTGGTTGCCGGTTTCGATGCGCCGGACGGAGGCCGCATCGTGTTCGATGGCCGGACGCTTGCCGACAGCTCGTCCCAGGTGCCGGCGCACAAGCGCGGCATCGGCATCGTGGCCCAGGACGGCTGCCTGTTCCCGCATCTGACGATCCGCCAGAATATAGGTTTCGGGCTCGAGGCGGAGGCCTCGGTCAAGAATGCCCGCATCGCGGAGCTGATGGACATGGTGGGGCTCGATCCGGCCATGCTTGCCCGCAAGCCGGACCAGCTCTCAGGCGGCCAGCAGCAGCGCGTAGCGCTTGCGAGGGCCTTGGCCCGCAAGCCGCGGCTGATGCTGCTCGACGAGCCCTTCTCGGCCCTGGATACGGGTTTGAGGGCCGCGACCCGTAAGGCGGTGACCGACGTACTGACCGCGGCCGGCATCACCACGCTTCTGGTGACCCACGACCAGGGCGAGGCGCTCGCCTTCGCCGACCAGGTGGCGGTGATGCGGGCCGGCCGGTTCGCGCAGGTGGGGAGTCCTCGCGAGGTTTATTCGCGGCCGGTCGACGCGGCGACGGCGGCGTTTCTCGGCGAGGCGATCGTGCTGCCGGCCGACATCGCCGACGGACAGGCAAAAAGCCCATTGGGCGTGCTGCCGGTCGACGACGTCGCCTATCGCGGCAAGGGTGAGATCATGCTGCGGCCCGAACAGGTTACCGTCATGCAGGATAATGGCTCGGACAGCAGCAAGGGCGCCTCGGGGACGATCACCGACATCAATTTCTGCGGTCCGACCTCGGACGTGCGAATCAGGCTTGGCAGCGACCCGCAAGGCTTCTCCTTCCGGCTCGACATTCCGAGCCGCGAGGCGCTTGCCGCCGGGGATCGGGTGACGATTGGTGTGGCGGGAGCCGCCCACCTCTTCCGGTAG
- a CDS encoding ABC transporter permease codes for MTSTTDTRISIAPRHRLPAASFWTLTIAVVVALLALLPLGFVLWAAMVTGWEMASQLIFRSRVGELLANTVLLVIFTIPICAVLGVSLAWLTERSDLPGARFWSWLCVTPLAVPAFVHSYAWIGLWPGFNGLPAGVAISVVAYFPFLYLPLSAAFRLLDPALEDQAASLGLAPFAVFRRVVLPQLRLALCGGALLVGLHLLAEYGLFAMIRFDTFTTAIIDQFQSTYNGVAAYMLALVLVLCCFVLLGLEASLRGRSRYARLGSGVARRPKVARLGKWKYAALLVPAVTAAFALGIPVLTLGRWLIAGGAGVWRIDEVGLALWQTLAICMIGGIATTAAAVPIAWLSVRRPTRASRFLEGCYYLASSMPGVVVALALVTITVRTMLPLYQSVATIVLAYVVMFLPRALVSLRASIAQVPVEIEQAAASLGRSPGNALLATTIRLAAPGAAAGVALSSLGIMNELTATQMLAPNGTRTLAMAFWALTGEIDYAGAAPYAVLMVAFSLPLTFLLHHQSKKIAGR; via the coding sequence ATGACTTCCACCACAGATACCCGGATCTCCATCGCGCCGCGACACCGCCTGCCGGCGGCATCGTTCTGGACATTGACGATCGCGGTCGTGGTGGCTTTGCTGGCGCTCCTGCCGCTCGGCTTCGTGTTGTGGGCGGCGATGGTGACCGGCTGGGAGATGGCCTCGCAGCTGATCTTCCGCTCGCGGGTCGGCGAGCTGCTGGCCAATACCGTCCTGCTCGTCATCTTCACCATTCCGATCTGCGCCGTGCTCGGCGTTTCGCTCGCCTGGCTGACGGAACGCAGCGACCTGCCGGGCGCGCGTTTCTGGTCGTGGCTCTGCGTCACGCCGCTTGCCGTGCCCGCCTTCGTGCATTCCTATGCCTGGATCGGGCTGTGGCCCGGTTTCAACGGGCTTCCCGCCGGCGTGGCGATTTCGGTCGTCGCCTATTTTCCGTTTCTCTACCTTCCGCTTTCTGCCGCCTTCCGGCTGCTCGACCCGGCGCTTGAGGACCAGGCGGCATCGCTCGGGCTGGCGCCTTTCGCCGTTTTCCGGCGTGTTGTGCTGCCGCAGCTGCGGCTTGCCCTTTGCGGCGGGGCGCTGCTGGTCGGCCTGCATCTGCTGGCCGAATACGGGCTGTTTGCGATGATCCGATTCGACACGTTCACGACGGCGATCATCGACCAGTTCCAGTCAACCTATAACGGCGTCGCAGCCTACATGCTGGCGCTGGTGCTGGTGCTCTGCTGTTTCGTGCTGCTCGGTCTCGAAGCCTCGTTGCGCGGCCGCAGCCGGTATGCGCGGCTCGGGTCCGGCGTCGCTCGGCGGCCGAAGGTCGCAAGGCTCGGCAAGTGGAAATACGCTGCCTTGCTCGTGCCTGCGGTCACCGCCGCGTTTGCGCTCGGCATTCCGGTGCTGACGCTCGGTCGCTGGCTGATCGCCGGCGGTGCAGGTGTGTGGCGGATCGACGAGGTTGGGCTGGCGCTGTGGCAGACGCTCGCCATCTGCATGATAGGCGGGATCGCCACGACCGCCGCCGCCGTCCCGATCGCCTGGCTTTCCGTGCGCCGGCCGACCCGTGCCAGCCGGTTCCTCGAAGGCTGCTATTATCTCGCGAGTTCGATGCCAGGCGTCGTCGTGGCGCTGGCGCTCGTCACCATTACCGTGCGGACCATGCTGCCGCTCTACCAGAGCGTTGCCACCATCGTGCTTGCCTATGTGGTGATGTTTCTGCCGCGCGCGCTGGTGAGCTTGCGCGCCAGCATTGCGCAGGTGCCGGTCGAGATCGAACAGGCGGCGGCGAGCCTCGGGCGCTCTCCGGGTAACGCGCTGCTTGCGACGACGATCCGGCTTGCGGCACCGGGGGCAGCGGCGGGCGTCGCGCTCTCCTCGCTTGGCATCATGAACGAACTGACCGCCACCCAGATGCTGGCGCCGAACGGCACGCGCACGCTCGCCATGGCCTTCTGGGCGCTGACCGGCGAGATCGACTATGCCGGTGCGGCTCCCTATGCTGTGCTGATGGTCGCCTTCTCGCTGCCGCTCACCTTTCTTCTCCATCACCAATCGAAAAAGATCGCCGGGCGATGA
- a CDS encoding iron ABC transporter substrate-binding protein, producing MKTSFTLAAGVALAVSVLALSSPASAQVKDSLTIYNAQHEGLTKEWAQAFTEETGIVVTIRQGSDLEIANQIVQEGANSPADVFLTENSPAMALVDGKGLFAPIDKATLDQVLPGFHPANGNWVGIAARSTVFAYDKTKLTEDKLPKSMLDLAKPEWKGRWTASPSGADFQAIVGALLQLKGEEATAAWLKGMKENATPIRGNSTAMKAVNAGQFEGALIYHYYYFGDVAKTGENTKNVGMHYFKNQDPGAFVSISGGGILASSKHKEQAQAFLKWVTGKGGQKVLRDGTSFEYAVGKGEASNKMLTPIADLAAPKVEPSTLNNAKVTDMMTAAGLL from the coding sequence TTGAAAACTTCGTTCACCTTGGCCGCGGGCGTTGCCCTGGCTGTTTCTGTTCTCGCCCTTTCCTCGCCGGCTTCGGCGCAGGTCAAGGATAGCCTGACCATCTACAATGCCCAGCACGAGGGGCTGACCAAGGAATGGGCGCAGGCCTTCACGGAAGAGACCGGCATCGTGGTCACCATCCGCCAGGGCAGCGACCTCGAAATCGCCAACCAGATCGTTCAGGAAGGCGCCAATTCGCCGGCCGACGTGTTCCTCACCGAAAACTCGCCGGCCATGGCGCTGGTGGACGGCAAGGGCCTCTTCGCGCCGATCGACAAGGCGACGCTCGACCAGGTTCTGCCGGGCTTCCATCCGGCCAACGGCAACTGGGTCGGCATCGCTGCCCGCTCGACGGTTTTTGCCTATGACAAGACCAAGCTGACCGAAGACAAGCTGCCGAAGTCGATGCTCGACCTTGCCAAGCCGGAATGGAAGGGCCGCTGGACGGCTTCTCCGTCGGGCGCCGACTTCCAGGCGATCGTCGGCGCGCTGCTGCAGCTCAAGGGCGAGGAAGCGACCGCCGCCTGGCTGAAGGGCATGAAGGAAAACGCGACCCCCATCCGCGGCAATTCGACGGCGATGAAGGCGGTCAATGCCGGCCAGTTCGAAGGCGCGCTGATCTATCACTACTACTATTTCGGCGACGTGGCGAAGACCGGCGAAAACACCAAGAACGTCGGCATGCATTATTTCAAGAACCAGGATCCGGGCGCCTTCGTGTCGATCTCGGGCGGCGGCATCCTCGCCTCCTCCAAGCACAAGGAACAGGCCCAGGCCTTCCTGAAGTGGGTTACCGGCAAGGGCGGCCAGAAGGTTCTGCGCGACGGCACCTCCTTTGAATACGCCGTCGGCAAGGGCGAGGCTTCCAACAAGATGCTGACCCCGATCGCCGACTTGGCAGCCCCGAAGGTCGAGCCCTCGACCCTCAACAACGCCAAGGTCACCGACATGATGACCGCCGCCGGCCTGCTCTAA
- a CDS encoding ATP-dependent helicase, with protein MAVAYLEKLNDAQRRAVEHGSDVPKGGPAGPLLVIAGAGSGKTNTLAHRVAHLIVSGADPRRILLMTFSRRAASEMSRRVERICAQVLGANAGIMTDALAWAGTFHGIGARLLRLYAEQIGLDHDFTIHDREDSADLMNLVRHELGFSKTENRFPTKGTCLQIYSRAVNSETPLDEVLKLYFPWCSAWEKQLRELFASYVEAKQAQNVLDYDDLLLYWAQMMSEPAIAQDVGGRFDHVLVDEYQDTNRLQSSILMAMKPGGIGLTVVGDDAQSIYSFRAATIRNILDFPNTFDPPANIVTLDRNYRSTNTILAAANGVIDLARERFTKNLWTERQSEERPRLVAVKDETEQANYIVEKILENRETGMTLKQQAVLFRSSHHSGPLEVELTRRNIPFVKFGGLKFLDSAHVKDMLAALRFAQNPRDRVAGFRLMQLIPGIGPQTAGKILDAITADPEPLAALQEIPAPPRSGADWPAFVDMLAAVRKGQGWPSEIGLARLWYEPHLARIHEDAETRKADLLQLEQIASGYTSRERFLTELTLDPPDATSAESGTPLLDEDYLILSTIHSSKGQEWRSVFLLNCVDGCIPSDLGVGSTAEVEEERRLLYVAMTRAKDHLHLMTPQRFFVHGQASQGDRHVYAARTRFIPATLLQFFETAAWPVVAQMTDAERQARHQVRIDVTVRMRGMWR; from the coding sequence ATGGCTGTTGCTTATCTGGAAAAGCTGAATGACGCGCAGCGGCGCGCGGTGGAGCACGGCTCGGATGTGCCAAAGGGCGGCCCCGCTGGGCCTTTGCTGGTCATCGCCGGTGCCGGTTCCGGCAAGACCAACACGCTCGCCCACCGCGTCGCGCACCTGATCGTCTCGGGCGCCGATCCGCGCCGCATCCTGCTGATGACCTTTTCCCGCCGCGCGGCTTCCGAAATGAGCCGCCGCGTCGAGCGCATCTGCGCGCAGGTTCTGGGTGCCAATGCCGGCATCATGACCGACGCGCTTGCCTGGGCCGGCACCTTTCACGGCATCGGCGCCCGGCTGCTCCGCCTCTACGCCGAACAGATCGGCCTCGACCACGACTTCACCATCCACGACCGGGAGGATTCCGCTGACCTGATGAACCTGGTCCGCCACGAACTCGGCTTCTCGAAGACCGAGAACCGGTTTCCGACCAAAGGCACCTGTCTGCAGATCTATTCCCGTGCGGTGAATTCGGAAACGCCTCTGGACGAAGTGCTGAAGCTCTATTTCCCCTGGTGCTCGGCCTGGGAAAAGCAGCTCCGCGAACTGTTCGCCTCCTATGTCGAGGCCAAGCAGGCCCAGAACGTGCTGGATTACGACGACCTCCTGCTCTACTGGGCGCAGATGATGAGTGAGCCGGCGATCGCGCAGGATGTCGGCGGCCGTTTCGACCACGTCCTCGTCGACGAATACCAGGACACCAACCGGCTGCAATCGTCGATCCTGATGGCGATGAAGCCCGGCGGCATCGGCCTCACCGTCGTCGGCGACGATGCGCAGTCGATCTATTCCTTCCGGGCGGCGACGATCCGCAACATCCTCGATTTCCCGAACACGTTCGATCCGCCGGCCAATATCGTCACGCTCGACCGCAACTACCGCTCGACCAATACGATTCTGGCCGCCGCCAACGGCGTCATCGATCTCGCCCGCGAGCGTTTTACCAAGAACCTCTGGACCGAGCGCCAGTCGGAGGAGCGCCCCCGCCTCGTCGCCGTCAAGGACGAGACCGAACAGGCCAATTACATCGTCGAAAAAATCCTCGAAAACCGCGAAACCGGCATGACCCTGAAGCAGCAGGCCGTGCTGTTCCGCTCCTCGCATCACTCCGGCCCGCTGGAAGTCGAACTCACCCGCCGCAACATCCCCTTCGTGAAGTTCGGCGGCCTGAAGTTCCTCGACAGCGCCCATGTCAAGGACATGCTGGCGGCGCTGCGTTTCGCCCAGAACCCGCGCGACCGCGTCGCCGGTTTCCGGCTGATGCAGCTCATCCCCGGCATCGGCCCGCAGACAGCCGGAAAGATCCTCGATGCGATCACCGCCGATCCAGAGCCGCTCGCAGCGCTGCAGGAAATCCCCGCCCCGCCGCGCTCCGGCGCCGACTGGCCGGCCTTCGTCGACATGCTCGCCGCCGTCCGCAAGGGCCAGGGTTGGCCGTCCGAGATCGGTCTCGCACGCCTCTGGTACGAGCCGCATCTCGCCCGCATCCACGAAGATGCCGAAACCCGCAAGGCCGACCTTTTGCAGCTCGAGCAGATCGCCTCCGGTTATACGTCGCGCGAACGGTTCCTTACCGAACTGACCCTCGATCCGCCTGATGCGACCAGCGCCGAATCCGGCACGCCCCTGCTCGATGAGGACTACCTGATCCTCTCGACCATCCATTCGTCGAAGGGCCAGGAATGGCGCTCGGTCTTTCTTCTGAACTGCGTCGACGGCTGCATCCCCTCCGACCTCGGCGTCGGCTCGACCGCCGAGGTCGAGGAGGAACGCCGTCTTCTTTATGTCGCGATGACGCGGGCGAAAGACCACCTGCATCTGATGACGCCGCAGCGTTTCTTCGTGCACGGCCAGGCGTCGCAGGGCGATCGCCACGTCTATGCCGCCCGCACCCGCTTCATCCCGGCGACGCTTCTGCAATTCTTCGAAACCGCCGCCTGGCCGGTCGTCGCCCAGATGACCGACGCCGAACGCCAGGCCCGCCACCAGGTCCGCATCGACGTCACCGTCCGCATGCGCGGCATGTGGCGGTAA
- a CDS encoding dipeptidase translates to MEKIAVFDGHNDAVQFMLDYKPGGRDFLIRSETGHLDLPRAIEGHLVGGLFALHAYPERKPENDLTVTNEGYEVRYADALEEGYARRLIDAQLAAIDLLIRRSSGRMRLTTDVGSIETARAESAFAVVLHMEGAEAMGPDLDYLHILHTAGLRSLGLVWSRPNIFGYGVPFAYPRSPDTGPGLTDIGRELVRACNALGIMIDLAHLNERGFWDVAAFSTAPLVATHACAHALCPSTRNLTDRQLDAIRDTDGVIGFNLAVYDIRADAHLDENTPLDTVVSHIGYLIDRVGVDRVALGSDFDGTVVPREIRDASGLPHLFAAMRKAGFDEPTLRKFAFDNWLRVFRLTWKNG, encoded by the coding sequence ATGGAAAAAATCGCAGTCTTCGACGGGCATAACGATGCAGTCCAGTTCATGCTGGACTATAAGCCTGGGGGCCGGGACTTCCTCATCCGGTCGGAGACAGGCCATCTCGATCTTCCCCGCGCGATCGAAGGACACCTCGTCGGCGGATTGTTTGCGCTGCATGCCTATCCGGAGCGCAAGCCGGAAAACGATCTGACGGTCACCAATGAGGGTTATGAGGTTCGTTATGCCGACGCCCTGGAAGAGGGTTATGCCCGTCGCCTGATTGACGCCCAGCTTGCCGCCATCGATCTATTGATCCGGCGCTCAAGTGGCCGGATGCGCCTCACGACCGATGTCGGCAGCATCGAGACCGCCCGGGCGGAATCCGCCTTCGCGGTCGTTCTTCATATGGAAGGCGCCGAGGCGATGGGTCCCGATCTCGACTATCTCCATATCCTCCATACGGCGGGTCTCCGCTCCCTCGGCCTGGTCTGGAGCCGCCCCAACATATTCGGCTACGGCGTGCCCTTCGCTTATCCGAGGTCTCCCGACACCGGCCCGGGCCTGACGGATATTGGCAGGGAACTGGTGAGAGCCTGCAATGCCCTCGGCATCATGATCGACCTTGCGCATCTGAACGAACGGGGCTTCTGGGATGTGGCGGCCTTCAGCACCGCTCCCCTCGTCGCCACGCATGCCTGTGCCCATGCACTCTGCCCCTCCACCCGCAATCTCACCGACCGGCAGCTTGACGCCATCCGCGATACAGACGGAGTCATCGGCTTCAACCTCGCCGTCTACGATATCCGTGCCGACGCACATCTGGACGAAAACACCCCTCTCGACACCGTTGTCTCCCACATCGGATATCTGATCGATCGCGTTGGCGTGGACCGCGTGGCGCTTGGGTCGGACTTCGACGGCACAGTCGTGCCCCGCGAGATCAGGGATGCAAGTGGCCTGCCGCATCTCTTCGCTGCCATGCGTAAAGCCGGTTTCGACGAGCCAACCTTGAGAAAATTCGCCTTCGACAACTGGCTCCGCGTCTTCCGCCTCACCTGGAAGAACGGCTGA
- a CDS encoding alpha/beta fold hydrolase encodes MASRKIVLVQGAWGSSASWTPVADILRGMGHQVFVPSLTGLGERAHLFSGAINLDTHIGDVCGLVEAEGLEEFDLVGHSYGGMVITGVADRFAARIRTLTYLDAFLPENGQSALDLLGPEVAMANLAMAGELGGVAVPPPARHATRVPEHLRHYMTSRSPQAFATMIQKIKLSGDYRKITKRLYVSANIDQSKIFSGIYAKVGADPSWASMEVPSGHMLQLEMPEQVARIIHDFIG; translated from the coding sequence ATGGCCAGCCGCAAAATCGTTCTGGTGCAGGGTGCATGGGGTTCGAGCGCGAGCTGGACACCGGTTGCCGATATTCTGCGGGGCATGGGCCACCAGGTCTTCGTGCCGAGCCTCACCGGGCTCGGTGAACGCGCCCACCTCTTCTCGGGCGCCATCAATCTCGACACCCATATCGGCGACGTCTGCGGCCTTGTCGAAGCGGAGGGCCTTGAGGAATTCGATCTCGTTGGCCATTCCTATGGCGGCATGGTGATAACAGGCGTCGCTGATCGTTTCGCGGCCCGCATCCGCACGCTGACCTATCTCGACGCTTTCCTGCCGGAAAACGGGCAGTCGGCGCTCGATCTGCTTGGTCCGGAAGTGGCGATGGCCAACCTCGCCATGGCCGGCGAACTCGGCGGCGTCGCGGTGCCGCCTCCTGCCCGTCACGCGACCCGGGTGCCGGAACATCTGCGCCATTACATGACCAGCCGCTCGCCGCAGGCGTTCGCGACGATGATCCAGAAGATCAAGCTGTCGGGTGACTATCGGAAGATCACGAAAAGGCTCTACGTCTCGGCCAATATCGATCAGTCCAAGATCTTTTCCGGCATCTACGCCAAGGTTGGCGCCGATCCGTCCTGGGCATCCATGGAGGTGCCAAGCGGCCACATGCTGCAGCTCGAAATGCCGGAACAGGTCGCCCGCATCATCCACGATTTCATCGGCTGA
- a CDS encoding AraC family transcriptional regulator: MKAPLENYHARMQRVLDHIDQHLDDDLGLDVLSGVAAFSKYHFHRQFASTFGVSVHRYVQLARLKHASHRLASKDAPSVTDVAMDAGYDAPDAFARAFRQRLGQSPSSFRKSPDWAPWLAAFGPLNNARSKLMQITYTHDDVTIRDVPPTPVAIIEHRGDRATLGDTIERFIAWRKAAGLSPETSPTFNVFRSERTPAIPADYSMDLCVGTDLPIAPDDAQMKPGVIPGGRCAVLRVFHDTHNLEPAALFLYRDWLPASGEDARDFPIYCQRHFSLFPGAQVHDVVVELFLPLK, translated from the coding sequence ATGAAGGCGCCACTTGAAAACTACCATGCCCGAATGCAGCGGGTGCTGGACCATATCGACCAGCACCTGGACGATGATCTGGGCCTGGACGTGTTGAGCGGCGTCGCGGCGTTCTCGAAATACCATTTCCACCGGCAGTTCGCGTCCACCTTCGGGGTGTCCGTGCATCGCTATGTCCAGCTTGCGCGTTTGAAGCATGCTTCGCACCGGCTGGCTTCGAAGGACGCTCCAAGTGTCACGGACGTAGCGATGGATGCCGGTTACGATGCACCCGACGCCTTTGCCCGCGCCTTTCGGCAAAGGCTTGGCCAATCGCCTTCATCATTCCGGAAGTCGCCCGACTGGGCACCGTGGCTTGCGGCCTTCGGGCCTTTGAACAATGCGAGGAGCAAGCTCATGCAGATTACCTATACCCACGACGACGTGACTATCCGCGATGTCCCCCCGACGCCGGTGGCGATCATCGAGCATCGGGGCGACCGGGCAACACTCGGCGATACCATCGAGCGCTTCATTGCCTGGCGCAAGGCGGCCGGCTTATCGCCTGAGACGAGCCCGACCTTCAACGTCTTCCGTTCTGAGAGGACGCCTGCGATCCCGGCGGATTATAGCATGGACCTTTGTGTCGGGACTGACCTGCCGATTGCGCCCGATGACGCACAGATGAAACCAGGCGTGATTCCGGGCGGGCGCTGTGCGGTCCTGCGCGTCTTCCATGATACCCACAATTTAGAACCCGCCGCGCTCTTTCTTTATCGGGATTGGCTTCCAGCCAGTGGGGAGGACGCACGCGACTTCCCCATCTATTGCCAGCGGCACTTCTCCCTCTTCCCGGGCGCGCAGGTCCATGATGTCGTCGTGGAACTGTTCCTGCCGTTGAAATAG